Genomic DNA from Hordeum vulgare subsp. vulgare chromosome 2H, MorexV3_pseudomolecules_assembly, whole genome shotgun sequence:
ggggatgcccccggCTGAGTCCAGGATCTTGGTTAGCGGGTTTGATCCGCTTGTGGGACGAGTAGCGTCCCGTGCGGAGCCCTGGTGCGGCAGGTTCACGTCGAAGGGCAGCAAGACCGTCCTCATTAGCTCTAACCTTGCGAGCCTCCCCATGTACATGATGGAGATGTACATCTTGCCCGAAGGTGTGCATAGCACCTTTGACAAGGAGCTGGCTAGGTTCTTCTGGCAGGCAGGGGATGGTCGACCCAAATACCACATGATGAAGTGGGCCGATATCTGCCTGCCGAAGGACCGAGGGGGCTTGGGCATCCTTGCGTCTCGCCGCATGAACGTTGCCATCATGCTTCGTTGTGCGTGGCGGATCCTTCAGGGAGATGGGGGTTTGTAGCTACAACTGATTGAGGCCAAGTACTTGCGGGGTAGACCCCTCTTGGCCTGCTCGCACTCGACTGGGTCGCAATTTTGGAAATCTATCCAGGGCATCAAGGACGAGATTAGGTTGGGTCTGCGGTTTTCGGTGGGCAATGGGTCTAGGACCCAGTTTTGGTTGAACCCCTGGCTTGATGGGGAACCGCTGCGCTTGCGGTTTCCGAGGCTCTTTGCTATTTGCGACGACCCATCTCTGCGGCTGCTTTGGAGGCGGATGGCATTTTGCGTTCCGCCGCTCCCTCGGGCCGGCCGAGGTCCAGGATTGGGAGGCCTTGAAGGCAGTGGTTCCTCTCCCGGACTCGTCGGTCAATGACAGTGTCTCTTGGAGTCTCTCTCCTTCGGGAGAATTCTCCGTTAGCTCGACTTATCTGGCGCTCTGCCGGGTGCCGGTCCTTCCATGGTTATCCCCACTTTGGAAGGCACCACTGCCCCTGAAGATCAAGATTTTCGTTTGGCAGCTTCTCCGCGGCCGTCTGCCTTCGGGGACCGAGGtgctgaaacgccatggtccGGGTAACGGCTCCTGTCCCCTGTGCCATGTCCCGGAGACAGGAACTCGCATTCTTTTCTCCTGCGTAGCGGCACAGGCCCTTTGGTGCTCCGTGCTTTGTGCGTGAGGCGCTGGGACCGGAGCGGGAGGCTCATGACCTTGCAGAGTTTCTGCAGGTAAGGGCCACCCAGGTTGGACGTAAGCGCCGACTATTTTGGCTGGTCTTCGCAGCTATGATGTGGACTCTTTGGACTACTCACAACAAAACGGTGATTGAGCGCATGTTTCAGCGGCGCGCATCTCActtgttcttcaaattccttgcctTCTTGCAGCACTGGCATCCGCTCGCTAGGACTTGAGACCGAGACCGGCTTCAGCGATATCTGGACGTGCTGCTGACGTCCGCCCGGCGGCTCTCCGTCCGTTCGCCTGCTTCTTAGCTTGCCCCTATGATGGCATTGTTTgtacctttttctttttcttgggcGTGACTGTGTTGCGGCCCCAACAATTTTATGTTTCTGCATTTTGTTGGGTTGTGATTGTCCGGATGCTGAAATATttactttatatataaagcggggtGAAAGTCTGTTTCGAAAGTACGAGATAAGTGAGGTGAGGGCGCCCCAAACTTGAAGCTATGGTCAGTACTGCACCTTTGGCGGCTACTGCTGAAAATTTTGCACGATGCGTCAAGTAGCAGAAGATTGCTCAGAGCAATTCATTCTTGCAATAGCTCAGCGCAAAGTGTGTCTATACTGACAGATAAATGTCTGATTCCACGTTATTTTGCTTGCACAAATATTATGTGCGAAATTGAGAGCCAGATCAGACTAATGATGAAGCATAATAGGATAGTATGTTTGAGCATATGAACGCCACCCATAGTGATACACAGATATTGTGCGGTCCATGTACTTTAACTTGGTTTCGTAAATGAAGCTGGGGTAACCCTTTTTGATGATATAATTTACCTTAAATTTCATGATGTATCATCACATACTAGGAAAAGAGTCTCAGTCAAGGgcattttgtttttttttttggaaaaggaggttaagaACCCCGgcttctgcatcaatcgatgcatgcagtcatCTTTATTATTTATTCAACAAAGATctgacaagaacatacatcaagccacccgaagcccccactcacacctacaaaacacgataatgtggagtgctctcactccccatatctaaaaccggtgtcgtcaccgatccatccacataacgtatcggaactaacagccggtgcagcagacgtaaagcgtacaccacacacacacacgttttagaagccgccatcatcatcgaaccgctgacccatcttcaggagagaaatCCGCATCATACATGCCAATTCGGCCATCCGTCGACGtcaccacggcgcccaacggtGCCACCTTCCTGCGCTCATCCATCGAGACGCGAAGACTCTGTAAGatatgtcgtgcgtagcacctgccgaacaggcatgacaaagcgtagcacctgtcggtcaggcatgacctgacatcaccaccgaagctccgtgcaagacgaagacgctccacctcctgcctctatCTTCCAGCGcttctccacaaacgatgctccctagaGAGGAACGACACCGCAATGCCGCCATCGTTCGATCTGGAAaaacagatcctagggtttcccctggagcagcacgagtggatcgacctccctgcgctcatccatccagacgcgaagactcgtaagatctgtcgtgcgtagcacctgccgaacaggcatgacaaagcgtagcacctgtcagccaagcatgacctgacatcaccactgaagctccgtgcaggacgaagacgctccacctcctgcctctgtcttccagcgctgctccacaaacgatgctccctagagaggaacgacaccgcaatgtcgtcatcgtccgatctggaaaaccagatcctagggtttcccctggagCAGCACAAGTGGATCGACAGTAGTTACAGGATgaagccttcatcaaggtaacggtGCAGAACGCCGCCATCGTCCGCCGTCGGCTCGGTTTTCACCGACAACTATGTCTCCCCGACTCGCAGCCAGTATCGAATCATGCGACGAGCCCGGTCACGAGATCCCAAGATCCACCGTCACTGGTGCCGCCACAAAGACCCACCACCTGGCCCGTCATCCCTGGCGGAGGGGACACCGCCACCACCATGGTCGGATCCGGGTTAGCCGTCGCCGTCACCACCGCCAAGACCGGATCCGGGCTGAACGTCGTCGCTGCCACCGCCACCGGCCACGCCTAGCTCCACCTTCATCTTCTAGCCACGTCCAGCCGACCGGCACGCCACGCCCAGCCAATCTCCACCCACGCCGCCATGCGTCGCCGTCGGGAGCTGCTGGGCCGCCGTGCTTTGGATCCGCATGACGCCATCGCCGAAGCCGCCGTCCCGCGCCGCACGACATCGAACGAGGAGAAGGGAAATCCCCGCCGCCGACCGGATCGGCAGCGCCGGCCAGGCTTTGCCCGGCCGCGTCCttaggcggcggcgaggaaggagggagggagaggaggctgCTGGAGGTGGTGGCTGGGGAGCCCTCCCCGTCGCCCACGGGAGCGACGTGGGAGGGTTAGATGCGATCTCCCGTGTGAGAGGTGGCTTATGGAAAAAGCTGGGAAGGAGGCGGTTTAGGCCAAATACACCACTAGTATTGAGCTTTGGCTGCAACAACTCTGGGCATTTTGTTTTTAAGGCGAGTTAAACCGAACGAGGACAAGATGTAACTTAGGCTGATTGGAATGGGAAGTATCATACACCTGTATTAATGCATAATATCATGCGTTAGTATCATATAacagttcatttattgtcatgcatgacacatattccctccgtcacagtttataaggcatgcacgtatacctaggtcgtcaatttaacttatataaaatatattatttaacataaaaattatatcattagaaaatataacatctaaagtttctaatgatatattttttgtaatatatgtttttcgttaagttggtcaaattaacgacctagatacacgtgccggcCTTATAAACtaaaacggaggaagtagtagcacaacatttaatatgatatggtatcataatatgatactcaatcctctctttcttcatttaatttcatgacacctcatcaaatatgtctagttggcatgcatgatactacttatgatactcccattagtctgctcatagtggagagtaacatatagtagtatcatgcatatgttattattgtatgatactaccttcatagtgtatagtaacataaactagtatcataggtgatctcatttattgacatgcatgacacatagtagcatagcatttaacatgttacggtatttacctatgttactctaatcatctctctcttctttaattacttgccacatcaccatgtttgctagtcccaagactatgttactagctatgatacccccactatggccagccttagggcatctccaatgatCGTATGATTATCGTTGGTAAAATTGCCACATAGATGGTTTTGATGACATGTCacataataaaagaagagagagaatgaaaccgtatgaacttgaagcaacggttcatGCACAAGCTCCGAGGCAAACATGGTTATTTCTTCAACATTTAATGAACCCACTTAGTTATTTTGCATACAATTAACATACACTCTATtgaagagcttgtatgatgtgtTGTTGGTTGATGATGCGGACACTTATAGCAACGATTGAACATAcagactgttggagatgctcttacgacCAGCCTTAGATTGATGGTGACATGGCACCTTATGGCTGGTTACATCATATAAACAATTAAAGCAGCGCTGCTGCTGCCTTTCCTTGAAAAAGATGTtcatgcataggcattttgttgTTATGACCAGTCAAGCCAAATAAAGATAAGATGTAACTCAAATTGATGGCAACCTGGCAGGCCTGGCACCTTATCGTTAACTATAGCATATAAACAGCGGATTGTCTATTCAGACTTGTCATGTTCTGGGGGTGTCCCCTCAATCTGTCAGCCACATATTCTAAGAATGTAATGACCTATAAGTCTGTGTACCGAGAAGCTAGAACTCACCGTGCAATCTTTGGCATTCCACCCAGAGCTCACGGAAGCAATGAAAGGTAGCCTTTGCCATGAGTTTGAGACAGGCCTCCCCGCAGCGGAGGTATGGGAGATGTATCGAGGTCTTCGTATTAGCCAGGTAGTCCCTCAATTGCTTCCCGGTATCTTCAGAAAGGTCGAGCTTGTTGAAGGAGATGGCGGTGTCGGGACAGTTTTGCATCTCACCTTTTCTCATGGTTAGAACCTGAACACATGCACTTCAGTTATGCCTTTTTTTGGCTTCGTACTATATGCATCAGCTTCAGTGATTTCGATTTTGGTGGTTCGTGTTGCTAGGGATTGCTCCATTAGAATATCAAAAGGAAAAGTTCATCAAGATTGACCATGAAAACTATGTCAAGGAGGTCATAGTAGTAGAAGGAGGCCTTCTGGATCATGGATTTCAGAAATATTTGATAAGAATTGAGATTATAGGGCAAACCAAAAAAACATCTACAATAAGGTCAAGCATCGAATATGAAGTTGATGATGAGAAGACAGACAACGCATCCTTTGCCAGTACCGGTGCACTAGCTAACCTCGCTGAGGCAATCACAGAGTATGTCAAGGCACAGAAAAGTGCTGAGCAAGCTCGTGAAGAAACAGCGTAAGGACAAAGCACCacacacaccccccccccccctaacccCCAGTGTAAAATAAGTTCAGAGCAAGTTTTTTGTATCTTGTTATTCACTGTATTACTTCTTATATTTCTTGGATAATTATATGATGTTGTTGCCATTTACCATCATGCGTAGTCAAGTATGCATATGATTTCGATGGTTCTCAAGAGGATGCAATTTTGGGGACACAACAATGGTGCGTCAAATGAGTGCAAGACGAAAAGGGTTGATTTTATGTTTCGGGGGTTAAAAATGGCTAGATGATAAAACAAAAGGCCAGGCTACCCCCTAAATTCCCACGTGAATGGAACTTTGCAATCTACCTTCAGCAGAATATATTGAGCCTAGGGCAATCATTTACATCACATATTCATATCCAGAATATGATCTCATACACAAGCTTGCAGTAAGTATTACACTATTTGTTTGTTCTAAACTAGCTTAATCCAATGTTCATATAGTATAAAACACTAAACAAAATTTTGGGGGAAGAAACCCAAAAGCATTGCTTTTTGCGTCGAGGGCGACGGCTCCACCCGCCACTGCGGCGTAATCGACAACCTAACACGCACAATCACACATGTAACAAACTCAGCAAGGGGCCTTCTTTTGTGAGGACCAAGGTTCGAGTCCTGGTTAGCAGTCCCAGTCCTGGAGGTCTTACCACCGTGCTATTCTCGGTATAAAACACTTTAAAGTGTTCAATATTTAAAGTGTAAAACATTTCAAAGAATTAAATGCTTAAGACGCTAAGCTAAATGTAGACAAACAATAGTGATGCAAGAAATTCAAGACAGTAAAGTTCAGGAACTAGAAAGTGACAAGAGAAGATACAAAAACTTTGTTTTGGTGCTCAGTCATTCTATCTCTTGTATTAAAAAAAAAACCTCATGAGAGCTCCCCAattggtaaacaaaacatccagcaCTAGAAAACAAATACTCACAGCCAACACAGCATCCTTGGAAGGCATAATACCCATCGTCTCCAATACAAACGCATCCTtgagtagcagtttcatcagcttcaAGCCAGCCTTTGTATTAGAAAATGTATCTCATACAACAAACTATTCAGCACACTTATCCATTTAGACCTTGGCAAGTTTAACCTATTGCAACAGAACAACGGTCTCCAGGGATCCACGCAGACCACGCTGTTTCTACAACTCTGCATGCAGATGGTTGGTGGAAGTCCGAGCCATTCCGCACAAGGCAACTGGCGCCTCCTCGTGGCCACCTACAAATTGCAAACTGAAATATTGCCTGCGGATTTCCTATGATCAATCAACTCAGGAGATGGTGGATTTACCTTTCCAGGCCTCGAATTGTCCATAAACACTTAGAAACAGCTAACAGCCTAACGCGGCAGTGAGTGACAAAATCCTTTGGTATAGTGTAGTGCTTGCACAAATCAGTTGCGGCCTTCTCGCGGCCAAGGGCATCTTGAGGCTGAATTTTGGAGTACATTGGAGGAATTAAAATTTGGGTGTTTTTACCCTTTGGACTAATAAAAACATGACACAGTATTCTTATGGACATACCTCGGCAGGCCAAGTATCAGCTTCCTTCAAGCTCAAATTGGATTCAAGCTGATTCAGGGTATATGCATGCGCTCAAGGCATAAAAAGAACCTGCAAGAACGAGAAGCAGATTAGAACCAGTATGGGCTGCATAAAACTATGTGGAGTTGAGGTTTGTACTTGAAAAGCGGCTATGTGCTTTGCTAATTATAACAGGGCAGGGAAAAGCAGAGTTAATTGTTCAAATATCAAGGAAGCACTGTGGTTTTTCTTAAAGTGCAGTTTGCTACTAACGATAATTTATCAGACCGAAGCCTCAAAATAAGAGTTGGAGATTACCAATGCAAGCACAGTTCCATATCCTCTACCTCTGTTTTCTTCCCCATTTGCAGATACTTTAAGACATACGTACATGAAATGGACCATAATATTCATCCATATTCAGCTGGCATTAATATTCAAAGGGGATCAAATTTTGAAGGCATTAGCTTCAAGTTGTGAAAATGAAGTTGGGGCAATGCTAAAATCTTAAGGCGCCAAATTATAACAGCAGTACAAAAGGACCTTATCCTTAATTTAAGAAAGACCGGTGCCAAAAACACAGACAATGTGAACCAATTCATAAGTACAGTAATAAACTAATAATACTAACAGTTAATCGAGAAAGTATATCAACATAGAACTTCAATACGTTGAACATACCAACGACATGTTTGACATATCATGTCGGCAAGATTAAGGTGGAAACATGACTCAGTTTGGCCTCAGATGAATCAAGAATCACATCCAGTTCCCTCGCCTTGCGCCTCCGCCTCCTTGCAACGATGTCCGCCGACGCCGCGACGGAGccccggcggctagggttttggTATCGGCCAAGAATGTCCGCGGATGCGCAGCGTGACGATCACTTGGGTTTGGgccatacctggccaaacgggccgaccCGGCCGTAAACGGGGCGGGTCGTGTGCGCAGCCTCCCGGCCCAGGCACGACACGGGAGCTAAACGGCCCGGCCCGTCGACAAGCTAAACACGATTTTAGATCTCTTTTAAGTAGTTTTTGACTGATTTTGACCTATTTGGCCTATTGGACTATTTTATACGTTGTATacatataaaaatatataaataaaaaATGTAAATGGGTCGTATCGTGCTTGCCCTCGTGCTCAGCCTTCAGACCCAAACACGGTCCGAGACGGGCTGCGTGCCTTGCATGAACCCGTTTAAGTCGTGCCATGTCAGGCCCGTGATGTGCCGTGCCGGCGGGCTTGCGGGCCAGCCTGTTTAACCTGACccgtttggccagctataatttgggcCTCCACTTGTAGTGGCCTCGTGAAATTGAACTAATCGCCTGGTCCTGGCCCACATCCCTCACCCTCCACCGGAGCTATATGTCGCCTCAGGAGCTCCCTTTGTGGCTCGCCTAGTTgtgtgtttttaaaatattttgttgaTCGATATGAACCAGTTTTCAAACCTTTTGTGCGGGATTTTCTCTTGTGTTTTTTTCTATCAGGTTTCAGCATTTTTTGGGttattcttttcatttttttctctggttttcctttgggttttcctttttttgtttttagttTGTTTCGCTGGTTTTCCAGTGTTTCTGCATCGGTTTCTGTggatttctttcttttcttttttttcctttttcagaGCATGTCTACTTTTTTTATGAACATGCATTTTGCATGTACTTTTGGAACTTTTTTATGCATGCTAAACATTTTTCTAAATagatgatgaacatttttttcaaatacatgttttgaatttttaaaaaataagtGTTAAACTATTTAAAATACACACTGAACATATTTTTAATGCCATTAAACATTTTGAAAACTAAGGGTACATGTTTTACATTGTATAATTTTTTCCAAAATATCAAgaatatatttttaaaatgtgttgacatttttgaaaatttcacaTACATCGTTTTTAAATGgtactgtttttgttatttttgttaaaCGAGTTAACATTTTGTTAAAATGTCACTTACATTTTTTCACTATCAACATTTATAAAGTTGCAATAAACATTTTaggcaaacatttttttaatgtGTGATGAATGTTTTAAATAAGGTATTTTTGAAATATATAATTTAAAACTTTTGAAATGTAAAAAAAGAGTAAAAAGGgaaaagaacaaaaaaacaaACCTAACACGACTGGGCTTGGCCAACCATACGCTCGAGAGTCGAGTAAGATATAAGAGCCGCCATTCCTTTCCGTGAGTTATGTTGGCCGAAAGAAGCTCCTTTATGTCTTGCGGCCGACAAAGACAACAAGCGTCGGCGTTGTCACGCAAACGACATGATCTCTACAACTTTGCATAAACAGGGTTGCTTTGGTGTGCGAAAACACACaaaacattgttgttgttgtttacacTAGGTCACACAAGGGGTCCAGAAAAGAACCAAGACATGTCTCACCATAAACGTGATGTCATGTGAATCAGTGATGCACAGGCCACTTGTCTTGTGAAACTAACTATACTTCCCTTCACAATTTTTTTTCTAGATTGGCCTGCATGAAGTTAAAGTATGGCTAAAAATACTCTCTAAGTATACAAAATCAAGCCACTTGACAAAAAACAGATGTACAAAAACAATCCCTAAAAAGCATCTTTAAGATTGTTACAACATATTTcatcatatgtggttttggtaattgatgacaatacctatgGACTAATTGTTACCTTaaattatattcgaaggatttgtccataggcacttcttgaagtccatctgttgatttcaaagagtttatatgataaccaatgtggtattcaaggtattattcaaagAATGGTCAAAAagtcacaaggttgatcaagactaagaaaaagattaaatcaagttgatcaacatacaaatcgtacaagatgtaccgagagggatcaagtgatcacatggtatgataagcattgtccattacgcttttgtgtactaacccttgttctttgtgagagttctatgtggggttagatgtgtttccatgggcttgcgtcaagataaagatctcattcaacccatggaatattgcagtgtgcaagttcaaattaagcatcacgaagatatcatgcttgaagattgatgtccattatggtggcaatgaacttgtgaagatgtgctgaagaatggctcacccatagtgagtatgggggagcaatcaactagtcttcatcaagccaacgcaatcaagaaagatggtctatcttgaggaagtcaagatcatcatcatctaactCAAGTGGACTAGGTGTAAGGTATAGGTTTGACCTTGatgggtttttctattttaggatagattgtcgtactgtcaaggggaaacctcaagtgagtagcttgatcgtatcgttcattgagagctcaaaccatttgcatccttgcatcatatttcctggtttttgtttggtgtttctctttgtgattttagatcttatggtcatctttatgacaagctcgagttcatcgaaaacggagttcatgtgcatcttctatgatgttttcgatgttggaggctttaccggttcttcattcataaaggTTTCACATATCTATAGCATTGGAatttttggatagctcttgtcgtcctgaatccaacaagctcgagtttgctcaattcagagctcgtatgcgaaagttatggcaattAACGACATGTtttctctctcaagcggaagtaccgctcaggcagagtggtagtaccgctctggcggtactgccgccctcccTTGTCGGCTTCTCTTCCGCTTATATTTTTCTTCTAGCATCTTTGGGGTCTTTTTCCATTTTGAGCGGTAGTACAGCTTGGggggagcgatagtaccgctagggcgaacggtagtaccgctctggcggcACTACCGCCCCGAGATCTTTGCCATTTGCACGATTTTCCTTGAAACTTCTGTTCTAGTGGAAGTACCGCtcgcctgagcggtactaccgcttgtgcacAGGTTGAGTGCATAACGGTTCGATTTGGGGAGGCCTGTAAAagagggtcttcttccccaatggttatcTATCCGTAGAGCTCGTGTTCttaccccattgttgaccttcttagagtttgctaactctcaatccatcCAACGAttattgctagttcttgagggaaaagagagaggagatttagatccacattttcaccaatcacttttctcctctatgtgagggaaaccccttggatcttgactttggagttctttgtgagctccttgttcttcctctcatattcctccatagtttttattgttgtggagggatttgagtgtgacggacttgaccacttcgtgtgtttttgccattgcatttggtgcatcggtttgagttctccatggtgatacgtggaagtgaaaaagttgagaagcttattaccctttggtacttggtaccctggagatttttcttcgtggatgctttgtcgtcctagaagcttggtggtgcctcagagcttaatcattgtggtgtatagctccgggcaagcgtcgatgtctccaattaagttgtggagattgccccgagcatttgaggtcatcatgaagccacagtccattgtggtgaagcttcatggtgtcgtTGGGAGCCTTCAATTAAGTTATTGATATTGTCCCaaacttgtttgtacgggttcggtgaccaccctcaagggtcccttagtggaatcacggcatcttacattgtgcgagggcgtgaggagattatggtggccttagtggcatctttgggagcattgtgcctccacaccgctcaaaaTGGAGATTAGAATCCGCAAggatgtgaacttcgggatacatcgtcgcctccgtgtgcctcggttatctcttacccgagccctttacttatgcactttactttgtgatagccatattgttttttgttatatatcttgctatcacttagttgtttatcttgtttaccataagttgttgatgcacataggtgagcctagttattttaggttttgttcttgacaaatcaaacgttagttttatttcgcatttgttcaagcctaaaccgtaattatttcaaagcgcctattcacccccctctaggcgacatccatgtcctttcagagatactatgcttccctaatattttttatattgggGGTTGGCATACAAAAAAATTGCTCGAGCAGACCCCCTTTGTGAGAAAAACATATTGAGAGCTTCCAATAAAAATACCCAACTCGACTAGTATATTATACAATTTGACACCTCTCGGTACTAATTCTCCCAATAAGTACCAGGTCAGCTCGCCGCCGAGGAAGTCTGCAGCGTCGACACCGCTTACGTAAATACCCATCATGTTGTCGCTGCTCGAGTCCTCCATGCCACCCACGAGAGAGAGGGGCATCACATTAGCAAATGAGCATTGTAGCTCATATTAAGTACTGAATATGAGATTATTGGGGTTCTGATAAAGCACCCCACATACACCCCCCTAAATTATCGGGAGAGTGTCGAGAACCATTTATTAGGGGAGTGTTTCTAACCTCTTAGGATGCTCTCGGCATGTAATGAAAACTGCCTTCCAAGTAAACATAAAGGGGATTTTCTTGTGTATTTCACGTTTCAACTCAaccaagaaaaatatttacataaCTGGCATTGAAAAGGATAATGGAACTTCTTTATTCATCTCCCTTTCCATATAATATGAACAATACATTGACCCATGGATCGGCCAAGCCATTTGGTAACATATCAGAAAGATACACCATCAAATTTGTGCAAGAATAAGACGAACCATCTTATATT
This window encodes:
- the LOC123430861 gene encoding norbelladine synthase-like, whose protein sequence is MKGSLCHEFETGLPAAEVWEMYRGLRISQVVPQLLPGIFRKVELVEGDGGVGTVLHLTFSHGIAPLEYQKEKFIKIDHENYVKEVIVVEGGLLDHGFQKYLIRIEIIGQTKKTSTIRSSIEYEVDDEKTDNASFASTGALANLAEAITEYVKAQKSAEQAREETA